A window from Culex pipiens pallens isolate TS chromosome 3, TS_CPP_V2, whole genome shotgun sequence encodes these proteins:
- the LOC120415802 gene encoding isovaleryl-CoA dehydrogenase, mitochondrial: MSIRNLTTAARFLAKGLLRPKLIGGVGARSLSHYPIDETIFGLTEEQQQLRQTVFNFAQKELAPFAQEIDKQNEFKDLRNFWKKMGDLGLLGPTVKPEYGGLGGSYLDHCIINEELSRASGSIALSYGAHSNLCVNQIHRNGTEEQKTTYLPKLISGEHIGALAMSEPGSGSDVVSMKTRADKKGDYYVLNGSKFWITNGPDADTYIIYAKTDLSAKPQHGITAFIVERDTPGFTQGPKLDKLGIRGSGTCELIFEDAKVPAKNILGQLNKGVYVLMSGLDYERLVLAAGPVGLMQAACDVAFEYAHSRKQFNTRIGEFQLLQGKMADMYTTMNACRAYLYSVARSCDLGKANPKDCAGVILYCAEKATQVALEAIQILGGNGYINDYPTGRIMRDAKLYEIGAGTSEIRRMIIGRALNSEYK, from the exons ATGTCGATTCGCAACCTGACGACCGCGGCCCGCTTCCTGGCCAAGGGACTGCTGCGGCCAAAGCTGATCGGTGGAGTCGGCGCGCGATCGCTGTCCCACTACCCGATCGATGAGACGATTTTCGGGCTGACCGAGGAACAGCAGCAG TTACGTCAGACGGTGTTCAATTTTGCGCAGAAGGAGCTGGCGCCGTTCGCTCAGGAGATCGACAAGCAGAATGAGTTCAA GGACCTGCGTAACTTCTGGAAGAAGATGGGTGACCTGGGGCTGTTGGGACCGACCGTAAAGCCGGAGTACGGTGGCCTCGGGGGATCCTACCTGGACCACTGCATCATCAACGAGGAACTGTCCCGTGCCAGCGGTTCGATCGCGTTGTCCTACGGTGCCCACTCGAATCTGTGCGTGAATCAGATCCACCGTAACGGAACCGAAGAGCAGAAGACCACGTACCTGCCGAAGCTGATCAGCGGTGAGCACATCGGTGCGCTGGCCATGTCCGAGCCTGGTTCCGGCAGCGATGTCGTTTCCATGAAGACTCGTGCCGACAAGAAGGGCGATTACTACGTGCTGAACGGCAGCAAGTTCTGGATCACCAACGGCCCAGACGCGGACACGTACATCATCTACGCCAAGACCGACCTGAGCGCCAAGCCTCAGCACGGCATCACGGCCTTCATCGTTGAACGGGACACGCCCGGCTTCACACAAGGCCCCAAACTGGACAAGCTGGGCATCCGTGGCAGCGGAACCTGTGAACTGATCTTCGAGGACGCCAAAGTCCCCGCCAAAAACATCCTCGGCCAACTCAACAAGGGCGTGTACGTGCTCATGTCCGGTCTCGACTACGAGCGTCTCGTCCTGGCCGCCGGCCCCGTCGGTCTCATGCAAGCCGCTTGCGACGTTGCCTTCGAGTACGCCCACAGCCGCAAGCAGTTCAACACCCGCATCGGCGAGTTCCAGCTGCTCCAAGGCAAAATGGCCGACATGTACACCACGATGAACGCCTGCCGGGCGTATCTCTACTCGGTGGCCCGGTCCTGTGACCTCGGCAAGGCCAACCCCAAAGATTGTGCCGGTGTGATCCTGTACTGCGCGGAGAAGGCGACCCAGGTTGCGCTGGAGGCGATCCAGATTCTCGGTGGAAACGGGTACATCAACGACTATCCAACCGGAAGGATCATGCGCGACGCTAAGCTGTATGAAATTGGTGCTGGTACGTCCGAGATTAGACGGATGATCATCGGGCGGGCGCTGAACAGCGAGTACAAGTAG
- the LOC120415787 gene encoding uncharacterized protein LOC120415787 translates to MVEKLDHLIIKSEPFYAVEDAELLNGITGQDGDLRGLCLNRLGLSEDTVALLEAQQIDVECLKKMRFEDVDVLFENRPLGPKVHFREALMLWRIELGLPMRSLRVMAFRKRSGEHDGNGCNGTGPKCSRGQFHGPIDQLGVVTPATTPELVVKPNKVPPNIDYKQFSWPMTTEVLRDILASCSVGRMILHSAELATLEKSFQSQLTAIMIDYHMAHDTKITAMQLENYSRCITMLFPHENKTTYHIPRGPTRRNPGGSLYSRFINQKISKKALAIGSGMASSPFLT, encoded by the exons ATGGTCGAAAAGCTGGACCATTTGATCATCAAAAGCGAACCGTTCTACGCCGTCGAGGACGCCGAGCTGCTGAACGGAATCACCGGCCAGGATGGTGACCTGAGGGGACTGTGCTTGAACCGGCTGGGGTTGTCCGAGGACACGGTGGCACTGCtggaag ctCAACAGATCGACGTTGAATGTCTGAAGAAGATGCGCTTCGAGGACGTGGACGTGCTGTTCGAGAATCGCCCACTGGGGCCAAAGGTTCACTTCCGGGAAGCGTTGATGCTGTGGCGAATCGAACTTGGCTTGCCCATGAGAAGTCTCCGAGTGATGGCGTTCAGGAAGCGTTCCGGTGAGCACGATGGCAACGGGTGCAATGGAACCGGTCCCAAGTGTTCCCGGGGTCAGTTCCACGGTCCGATAGACCAGCTGGGAGTTGTGACACCGGCCACGACGCCCGAGCTGGTCGTCAAACCAAACAAAGTGCCACCAAACATCGACTACAAGCAGTTCAGCTGGCCAATGACTACCGAAGTTCTGCGGGACATTCTAGCCAGCTGTAGCGTAGGTCGCATGATTCTACATTCCGCCGAGTTGGCCACCCTGGAAAAGTCCTTCCAGAGTCAGCTGACGGCCATCATGATAGATTACCACATGGCTCACGACACAAAAATCACCGCGATGCAGCTGGAGAACTATTCGCGGTGCATCACGATGCTGTTTCCACACGAGAACAAG ACAACCTACCACATTCCGCGCGGACCGACGCGCCGCAACCCGGGTGGATCGCTGTACTCGCGGTTCATCAACCAGAAGATTAGCAAGAAGGCACTCGCCATCGGCAGTGGCATGGCATCGTCGCCCTTTCTAACGTAG